A portion of the Pseudarthrobacter defluvii genome contains these proteins:
- the cobA gene encoding uroporphyrinogen-III C-methyltransferase, protein MAIQDIYPTALRLLGRPVLVVGGGPVAARRAKGLLDAGALVTVVAPVASPALQELVDAGLLTWEARPYLSSDVDGVWFVQTATGTPEVDARVSADAEAQRVWCVNASDHEASAAWTPAVAVVDDVKIAVNAGGDPRRAMAVRDAVATALETGDLPLRRRRAHRGSVALVGGGPGDTGLITVRGRRLLGQADVVVADRLGPRELLNELAPDVRVIEVGKTPGHHPVPQADINRLLVEEALKGHRVVRLKGGDPYVLGRGGEEAEYCRQNGVEVEVVSGVTSAISVPAAAGVPVTHRGLAKGFSVVTGHEELSEIPARPDHTIVLLMGVGQLRESASALGEAGLPLDTPVGIVENGYLPDQRVTIGTLGSIADQAKAAGVANPAVIVIGDVVRVSPFAPSHFKTADYSTTTPNSPRKTALTT, encoded by the coding sequence ATGGCAATTCAGGACATATACCCCACGGCGCTGCGGCTGCTCGGCCGCCCCGTGCTGGTGGTGGGCGGCGGACCCGTCGCTGCCCGCCGCGCCAAGGGACTGCTCGACGCCGGTGCCCTGGTCACCGTCGTGGCTCCGGTTGCCTCGCCCGCGCTGCAGGAGTTGGTCGACGCCGGCCTGCTCACCTGGGAGGCGCGCCCCTACCTTTCAAGCGATGTCGACGGCGTCTGGTTCGTCCAGACAGCCACGGGCACCCCGGAAGTGGACGCCCGGGTCTCGGCCGACGCCGAGGCGCAGCGGGTGTGGTGCGTCAACGCCTCCGACCATGAAGCGTCCGCCGCCTGGACCCCCGCCGTCGCCGTGGTGGACGACGTCAAGATCGCCGTCAACGCCGGGGGAGACCCGCGCCGCGCCATGGCCGTCCGCGATGCCGTGGCCACCGCCCTGGAAACGGGAGACCTGCCGCTGCGCCGCCGCCGCGCGCACCGCGGGTCAGTCGCCCTTGTTGGCGGCGGCCCCGGCGACACCGGCCTTATCACCGTCCGCGGCCGCCGGCTCCTGGGCCAGGCCGACGTCGTTGTTGCGGACCGCCTCGGCCCCCGCGAACTGCTGAACGAACTCGCCCCGGATGTCCGCGTCATCGAAGTGGGCAAAACCCCCGGCCACCACCCCGTCCCGCAGGCAGACATCAACCGTCTCCTCGTCGAGGAAGCGCTCAAGGGCCACCGCGTTGTCCGGCTCAAGGGCGGCGACCCGTACGTGCTGGGACGCGGCGGCGAGGAAGCAGAGTACTGCCGGCAGAACGGCGTCGAGGTTGAGGTGGTCTCCGGCGTCACGTCCGCCATCTCCGTCCCGGCAGCCGCAGGTGTTCCGGTCACGCACCGCGGCCTGGCCAAGGGCTTCAGCGTGGTCACCGGCCACGAGGAACTCTCCGAGATCCCGGCCCGCCCGGACCACACGATTGTCCTGCTCATGGGCGTCGGCCAGCTGCGGGAATCCGCGTCCGCGCTGGGCGAAGCTGGACTGCCGCTGGACACACCTGTTGGTATCGTGGAAAACGGCTATTTGCCGGACCAGCGCGTCACCATTGGCACGCTCGGTTCCATCGCCGACCAGGCCAAGGCGGCCGGCGTCGCAAATCCTGCCGTGATTGTCATCGGTGACGTGGTGCGCGTGAGCCCGTTCGCGCCGTCGCACTTCAAAACCGCTGACTACAGCACCACCACCCCGAACAGCCCCCGCAAGACCGCCCTCACCACCTGA
- a CDS encoding SRPBCC family protein, whose translation MTASFVCRTESQLPVEQLFDLARSIDLHVDSQRDSGERAVAGVTSGLIGEGQEVTWRAKHFSIPLTMTSRVTHLDFPRSFTDEQVKGPLKAFRHVHEFEPTAAGSIMTDRVEFTAPLGVLGRAVERLILARYLERLIRDRGRFLAARA comes from the coding sequence ATGACCGCCAGTTTCGTGTGCCGGACCGAATCCCAGCTACCCGTGGAGCAGCTGTTCGACTTGGCCCGCAGCATCGACCTTCACGTGGACTCCCAGAGGGACTCGGGGGAGCGGGCGGTTGCCGGCGTCACCAGTGGGCTGATCGGGGAGGGCCAGGAGGTGACCTGGCGGGCGAAGCACTTCAGTATTCCGCTCACCATGACCAGCAGGGTCACCCACCTGGATTTCCCCCGCAGCTTCACCGATGAGCAGGTGAAGGGCCCTTTAAAGGCCTTCCGGCACGTCCATGAATTCGAGCCCACGGCCGCCGGAAGCATCATGACGGACCGGGTGGAGTTCACCGCCCCGCTGGGAGTCCTGGGCCGCGCCGTCGAGCGCCTCATCCTGGCCCGGTACCTGGAACGGCTGATCCGGGACCGCGGCCGTTTCCTGGCCGCGCGAGCCTGA
- a CDS encoding ABC transporter permease, protein MPSKFLSGSAPDAAPAPSPDGFRPSDEASGSDKPDATPWAASGAAPAAREHVHAALTRTSTGNEDLRELESGLDSLQSDADRKHRVDWSRILLPVAALVVLVLIWQFYVSLGVKRRDLVPGPLDVVAQMGVLWSDGKFQQSIWTSLQRGVVGFLISVAIATPVGLLLAQVAPLRRAFGPLISGLQVLPSVAWVPAAIIWFGLTDATVYFVVFMGAIPSIINGLISGVDQIPPQYRRVGTVLGASRLQMALQVILPAALPGYLSGLKQGWAFSWRSLMAAEIIAVGGTIGFGLGSLLDQGRDLSDMTIVMAAILLILAVGILIELLVFGPIEKRLLRRRGLLAGSTR, encoded by the coding sequence ATGCCAAGTAAGTTCCTGTCTGGCTCCGCGCCGGATGCCGCCCCCGCCCCTTCGCCGGACGGCTTTCGTCCTTCGGACGAAGCGTCCGGCTCCGACAAGCCCGATGCTACTCCCTGGGCGGCATCCGGCGCTGCGCCCGCAGCCCGTGAGCACGTGCATGCCGCCCTGACCCGGACGTCCACCGGCAACGAGGACCTCCGCGAGCTTGAATCCGGCTTGGACTCGCTGCAGTCCGACGCAGACCGCAAGCACCGCGTCGACTGGAGCCGGATTCTGCTGCCGGTGGCCGCCCTGGTGGTCCTGGTGCTCATCTGGCAGTTCTATGTGTCGCTCGGCGTGAAGCGGCGGGACCTGGTTCCGGGGCCGCTTGATGTGGTGGCCCAGATGGGTGTCCTGTGGAGCGACGGAAAGTTCCAGCAGTCCATCTGGACGTCACTGCAGCGCGGTGTGGTGGGCTTCCTGATATCGGTGGCCATCGCCACGCCGGTCGGCCTCCTGCTGGCCCAGGTTGCCCCGCTTCGACGCGCATTTGGACCGCTGATCTCCGGCCTCCAGGTGCTGCCGTCCGTGGCGTGGGTTCCCGCGGCCATCATCTGGTTCGGCCTCACGGATGCCACCGTGTACTTCGTGGTGTTCATGGGCGCCATCCCGTCCATCATCAACGGCCTGATTTCGGGCGTGGACCAGATCCCGCCGCAGTACCGCCGGGTGGGCACAGTCCTGGGCGCATCGCGGCTGCAAATGGCCCTGCAGGTGATCCTCCCGGCCGCACTGCCCGGCTACCTCAGCGGCCTCAAACAGGGATGGGCCTTCTCCTGGCGCTCACTCATGGCCGCGGAGATCATTGCCGTGGGCGGCACCATCGGCTTCGGCCTGGGCTCCCTGCTGGACCAGGGACGGGACCTGTCGGACATGACTATCGTCATGGCCGCCATCCTGCTGATCCTCGCCGTCGGCATCCTCATCGAGCTGCTGGTCTTCGGGCCCATCGAGAAGCGCCTCCTGCGCCGACGCGGCCTCCTGGCCGGCAGCACCCGCTAG
- a CDS encoding ABC transporter ATP-binding protein, whose protein sequence is MPVVLEHLGKRFGDGAPVLDDVNANIRQGEFVALLGASGCGKSTLLNIIAGLEAPTSGALEVPSDGAAFMFQDAALFPWLTARENIELALKLRGVGKAERRTKAQELLELVHLGSAGDKRPHELSGGMRQRVSLARSLAQDRQLLLMDEPFAALDAITRDLLHDELERIWKETGRTIVFVTHNVREAVRLGQRVLLLSSRPGRVVQEWAVTEEHRTDAGLAGQLTGVITARLREEIRRHAK, encoded by the coding sequence ATGCCAGTAGTACTGGAACACCTGGGCAAGCGCTTCGGCGATGGCGCCCCGGTACTTGACGACGTCAACGCCAACATCAGGCAAGGCGAGTTCGTTGCCCTCCTCGGTGCCTCCGGCTGCGGCAAATCCACCCTCCTGAACATCATCGCGGGACTTGAAGCGCCGACGTCGGGCGCCCTGGAAGTGCCCAGCGACGGCGCCGCCTTCATGTTCCAGGACGCGGCGCTGTTTCCGTGGCTGACCGCACGGGAGAACATCGAACTGGCACTGAAGCTGCGCGGCGTGGGCAAAGCCGAACGCCGCACCAAGGCCCAGGAACTCCTCGAACTGGTGCACCTGGGATCCGCCGGGGACAAGCGCCCGCACGAACTGTCCGGCGGCATGCGGCAGCGCGTGTCCCTGGCCCGTTCGCTGGCCCAGGACCGGCAGCTGCTGCTTATGGATGAGCCCTTCGCCGCCCTCGACGCCATCACCCGCGACCTCCTGCACGATGAGCTGGAACGCATCTGGAAGGAAACCGGGCGGACCATCGTCTTCGTCACCCACAACGTCCGCGAGGCCGTCCGGCTGGGCCAGCGCGTCCTGCTGCTGTCCTCCCGCCCCGGCCGCGTGGTCCAGGAATGGGCAGTCACCGAGGAACACCGAACCGACGCCGGGCTCGCCGGCCAGCTGACCGGGGTCATCACCGCCCGGCTGCGGGAGGAGATTCGCCGCCATGCCAAGTAA
- a CDS encoding ABC transporter substrate-binding protein yields MTRIVAGESARPTRTRAVEAALAIGLVLLIAVGAVVASNISRDTEAQAAEPTPAAELKLGYFGNVTHAPALVGVKKGFLADALGGTKLSTETFNAGPAAIEALNAGAIDAAYIGPNPAINSFAKSQGQSVRVIAGAAAGGAQLVVKPGIDSAADLRGKTLATPQLGGTQDVALRAWLSKQGYKTGVDGSGDVAINPTDNAQALKLFQDGKLDGAWLPEPWASRLVLQAGAKVLVDEKDLWDGADTGKPGEFPTTILIVNQKFAADHPDTVKALLKGNADSVAWLNSAPADEKAALINSALQESAGAALPADVLARSLANISFTLDPLAGSYPKLLQDGIDAGTTKKADINGLFDLSALNQVTGGADKISAAGLGQD; encoded by the coding sequence ATGACCCGCATCGTGGCAGGCGAAAGCGCGCGCCCCACGCGCACGCGCGCCGTCGAGGCTGCGCTGGCCATCGGGCTGGTCCTGCTGATCGCCGTCGGAGCCGTCGTGGCCTCCAATATCTCCCGAGACACCGAGGCCCAGGCCGCCGAGCCCACGCCGGCCGCCGAGCTGAAGCTGGGTTACTTCGGGAACGTCACCCACGCTCCGGCGCTGGTGGGCGTCAAAAAGGGATTCCTGGCCGACGCCCTGGGCGGTACGAAGCTCAGCACCGAGACCTTCAACGCCGGTCCTGCCGCCATTGAGGCACTGAACGCCGGCGCCATCGATGCCGCGTACATCGGCCCCAACCCGGCCATCAACTCCTTTGCCAAAAGCCAAGGCCAGTCTGTGCGCGTGATCGCCGGAGCCGCGGCGGGCGGCGCCCAGCTGGTGGTCAAGCCCGGCATCGACTCCGCGGCTGACCTTCGGGGCAAGACCCTGGCAACGCCGCAGCTTGGCGGCACCCAGGACGTCGCCCTGCGCGCCTGGCTCTCCAAGCAGGGCTACAAGACCGGGGTGGACGGCAGCGGTGACGTGGCCATCAACCCCACGGACAACGCCCAGGCGCTCAAGCTGTTCCAGGACGGAAAGCTCGACGGCGCGTGGCTGCCCGAGCCGTGGGCCTCACGTTTGGTGCTCCAGGCCGGCGCCAAGGTGCTGGTGGATGAAAAGGACCTGTGGGATGGGGCCGACACCGGCAAGCCCGGCGAATTCCCCACCACCATCCTGATCGTGAACCAGAAGTTCGCCGCAGACCACCCGGACACCGTTAAGGCCCTGCTGAAGGGCAATGCGGACTCCGTGGCGTGGCTCAACTCGGCCCCGGCCGACGAGAAGGCCGCTCTTATCAACTCCGCCCTGCAGGAATCCGCCGGGGCCGCGCTGCCGGCGGATGTCCTGGCCCGGTCGCTGGCGAACATCAGCTTCACTCTTGACCCGCTGGCGGGCAGTTACCCCAAGCTGCTGCAGGACGGCATCGACGCCGGCACCACCAAAAAGGCCGACATCAACGGCCTCTTCGACCTCAGCGCCCTGAACCAGGTGACCGGCGGCGCGGACAAGATCTCAGCCGCCGGCCTCGGCCAGGACTGA